CCTGCAGCAGGTACTGCTGGCACTGTAACCAGGACCCATGGCACTGGCCCCATTGAGCGGGGCTATGGCATAGaatcagagtggtttgggttggaagggaccttaaagctcctccagctccagcccctgtcacagacagggaccccttccgctggagcagcttgctccaagcccctgtgtccaacctggccttgagcactgccagggatggggcagccacagcttctctgggcaccctgtgctagcgcctcagcaccctcacagggaggaacCCATTCCTGGTGTAACCTCAATCTCACAGAGGGCTCTTTCTGCCCCGTCAGCTCGCGGCAGCGCGGTGCTGCCGAGCGGGAGGCTGGAGCTGACAGGCGTCACAGAGATCACCATTGCCAAGTGACAGTCACAGGCAGCCAGTGCTGGGTCACCCAAGGGCCTCTCCCCTCCCTACACCACCAGGGAGCACGGGGTTCAAACCCCAGTGACCTACCCTGCCCCATTGCTTTGCATGAGAGCATCCATACAGGACCAGAGCCAggtccacccccccccccccaccagcaGCCTGGTGGCCTCGCAGATGCAGGGACCAGCACCATCAGCTCAGGGCAGGCGATGCTGGCACCGGAcactggggctgtgctgcagtgacCGGGGCAGAGGCAGCCCGGTgagctcagagcagctgctgttgtTCTCCCATCCCGGACAATAGCCCAATGTCCCACGCCACGGGGCATTGCATCGGCCCTGGCACACGCACAGGACCCCATTGTGTCCCCACTGCGGCACAGCGCTCACCCGCTCCCACCGGCCTCACCAGGGGAGAGCCCACCGGGAGCACTGGGGCATCCAGGGCAAGATCCATCCTCCCATCCAGGGAACCCTGCTTGCCGCAGGGGCAGAGCCATGGGATGGGAGCAGCCGGGACAGGCAGTCCTGCTCAGCCATCGCTCCGTGGCTGGCAGGGaatggggctgcaggagcagagcagcatcttGGCAGAGCCATCCCTGGGCAGGATCCAGCCTGGCCGGAGGGTCCCAGCCCGGAGCCAGATCCGGTCAGTGGGAGCTCGCCCGCTTCCTCCCACCACAGGGCAGATAAAGCATGGCCTCCGCAGGGGCCACGGCACCGGCCAGGGGCAATCTGCCAGGCAGGATCCAGCCAGGGAtggtgggagcagcaggacagggtATGGGGATGGTGACAGCACAAAGCCGGGTGCCCGCATGCAGCAGGGTCCTACAcatcccccccagccccaggaacTCAGGGCACTGCGGTCACTACCGgttccttttattctttcatttgtaCATACACGGTATAAAACCTGCTCTTGAACCGCCTGCGCCAGGCCAGTGTCAGCACTGCCCGGGCAGAGCAATGCCACAACAGTGGCTGCCCAGCACGGACACACCAGGGCTCAGCCTGGCTCACGGTGAGGGGGGGGCCAGACCCACGCTCCCATCAGCATCCCTGGGAGCAGCCTGCGGCAGGGATGGCCAGGGGCATCCCCCCATTTGTAGTGTCGAGTATCCGGAATggatccatccatccatccatcggagggatggggagcgAGCCCCCAtcacagcacagggctggaggCTCTTGGTCTGTCAAAAGTCCCCAGGAAGCCCAGGGAGTCAGAGCCTTGTCTGAGCTCCCGAGCCAAGTCCTTCCTCATGGGAAACCTCCCCTCCGTTAAAACCAAAAGCGAGAGTAAGGAAAGTTAAGTACAAATCAGAGAGCAGTAAAAACGGTACggtggaaaaaaatagatatattACTAAAGGGGCTAAAACTCAGAAGCCTCGTCTTTGCCAGCCCTATATTGCTTTACATGGGCAAGAGGGGGCAGAAGAAAAGCTAATATCCAAAGTCCAACAGAAGGAACTGAAACAGAGTCTGCTTTCTGCCCCCGGGATGTGCCGGAGCCCTCCGGGGGTGTCAGTGCCCCCATTCCCAGGAGCTGAGCACTGTCCTGCTGGGATGGCGAGAGGGAAGGAGGCATGAGTCCAGTCCCCCCGGTGCCACCTGGTGCAGCACCGGGACATTCAGCCCCATGTCCAACCACCGCAGATGAGAACCAGAGCCTTCAGCGCCCGCCTCTTATACTCTGAtctcatcatcatcttcatcagcGAACGAGAACTCCTTGTCGGGGTGTTTTGGGGGGCCCCCCCGCTGGCTCAGGGGCACAGGGACGGGGCTGCGCTCCTCTGGCCCCGAACTGCTGTCCCTGGGGGGGCAGCGAACGCCGCGGGACGGGCTCTGGCTCATTGGGAGTGCTGCCGGGGAGCCAGGCAGGGTGGcggcatcctcctcctcctcctcctcctcctcctcctcgcggCTCTCCTCCACCTCAGGGTCTTCATCCTGCTCCCACTGCTCCTTATCCATGATGCTCAGGACGTCGCCGAGCATGGAGGGCCCCAGGTCGATGTGGAAGGACATGATGGACTCGGCGTGCTTCATGCCCGCCCCGCTCCTGGCCACCACCACGGGCAGCTCCGTGATGTCCCCGAAGTCGCGCTCGTCCAAGCCGGGGCTCAGCggccccgcggccgccccgTTTGGGCGCTGCTGCTCTTCAGGACTCCCCTCCTCGGGCAGGTTCTTGACGGGGCTGGAGGAGAGGCTCTTGGGCAGCTGCCCCGCGCTCCGGTCCACGTCCTTCTCGTTgagctggggcagggacaccgcGTTCTTCACGAAGAGCGCCGAGTCCCGCAGCGAGCCCAGCATGTCCCGGCGGTCACCGCGCGTCACCGACTGCGAGCGCTTGCTGCTGCGGAAGCGACGGGACAGGAGGCTGGGCTTGGAGGCTCCCGGCTCCTCGCCCATCTCCATCCCCGGCTCCCCGGCCTTGCTGGTGAGGAAGGAGGTGTCCCCAAAGGcatcccctgccctccccacgTGCATGGTGTGGCGGAAGTCGCCCAGCGGCGCGCTGATCATCTCGGCCGTCAGGTCCGCCCGGGAGCGCCGCTTGGAGTGGGCAGAGTTGGACACGAGCTGCTTGAGGATCGGCATGGCGGCGGGGGGACGGGGGCTGCGCCGGGGCGGCCGAGACGGAGCCGGGCGGTGCTCACACCGATGCGCTGCGCTTGGGATCCCGCCGGCGTCACAAGGGGTCACTCCTAAGGGACAGCAGAGAGGGACAAGGTCAGGCTTTGAGGACATGAATGGGCACAGCCCTGCCGGCACCGGTCCCATGACCCCGTGCACGACATCCGCTCTGCTCCCCTGGGAATAGCATCCATATGCGGAATCATTCATGGGGACGTGTCCTCAGACACCCCGAGCTCCCCACACCCTCTGATCGAGTGGGTCCCAAACCCTACCAGTGGAGCAGACAGAAAGGGTCACAAGAGAAAGGCCTGGGAGCAGGGATGTTGCAGGATGATCCCCAACCCCGTGCCCCACATAAATGGGCACCAAAAGGGATGTGGGGCACCGCAGGCACCCACCATCCCCTCCCGCACAGCCCCAGCTCACCGGAGCCTCCGAGAGCCGCGCGCCAAGAAGATGCCTgggatattttttcccccttttttaattGGAAGCAAGCAGGGAGGAGCAGACGCCAGGAGGAATTGGAAACAGACGGCAGGAAGTGTGTGAGGAGGGCGTAGAGCCCCTGGGAGGCACCGCCAGGCAAGCAGCGTGCTGGGGGGAGCCGGGATGGGGACGGGCAGGCACCCCACGGGTACCATTCACACCGGGCAggatggggacacggggacacagccttgctgctgcctctgagCACCCCAAACCCCTCCATGCCGCGGCCACCTCACTGTCGTCCGCGCTGTGACTCAGGGGCGGCAGCAGGGATGACTGCGGCGGAGCGGGATGGGGGAAGAGCCCTGTTCCTCCTTCCCACGGCCACCTCAGTGCCACCAATGGTCCTGCCCACGCAGGAGGGGACAGGGACAGAGACCACGGCACCGCATCCCTGGCGCCGGGCAGCCCCAGGTGGTGCCGGGGGAGGctgagggggaggaagggctCAGCCACACGCTTCCTCCCTTCGGGCACAGCCGGCGACACCGCGGCCCCGTGACACGCACGGGGAAGGGGCTGATGGCAGTGCTCGGTGTGAGCCTTGCGGTGGGGACCCCAGCCCCAGCAttgcccccccccagccccacggtGCAGCTGAGTGGCTTTGCAGGGCAGCGCTCACAGCACAACCCCAGCACCACCCGCTCACTGGACACTGCAGGGGACCACAGCATCAGCCCCGAGCTCCTGGCACAGCTATGGGAGGGTTTCTGCCCCACatcccaccccaaacccaccctggGACACCCATCTGTCCCCCGCTAAGGCAGCAGGACCTCATGCAGGCTGCAGAAGGAGGGACTCTAACCCCATATGTGGGGGCAAAGTCCCAGTGCCCAGCCCTTCCATGCAGCGCTTCCGCACGGAGCCGGCCAGCGTGGGCCTGCGGAACGTGGGGAGCATCCAGTTCATCCTTAGCAGTTGTGGGACCAAACACAACCACTCTGCCTTCTCCACTCCCTCAAAGCAGGAGCCAGGATCGCATCCGTGTGCACAGCCCCGCCGCTCTCCCCTTGCCGATCTGCTTCCAGGCCGGCATTCCTGCAGCCTTTGGTTTTACATAAAACAAACACTCCCGGCGAGCTCCCCGGCTGGGCCAGGCAACCGTGCTGCTGATTTAGGCCATCTGGGGACTGTCCTGCCCTCCTATTTAGATTTCGAGGCCAACTCCAGCATTTGCGAGATACTTCGCAAGCCTTGGCTTGGGGGCCAGCGGGAGGTTGGAGCATCCCCCAGCGCGCTGCAGCAGCCTCCCCGGCCAGGAGCTCTCCATGACCCTCACAGCTCCGAACCAGCCACCACGTCCCCCCTTGATGCTCCTGCCCACGAAGCCTTTTTGTAGTGGGCAAAGTCTCCCCCGTCCCTCAACGCTCTGCTCCCCAGGAGGGGATGGCAGAGCaatgggatgctgctgcctggctgccagCCCCGTCCTGCCCAGGGGAGCGGGACACAGAGCTCtgttctcctcctcttcctcagggagAGCAGATCCTGTGACATTCCCACTGTGGTGCTTTCACAAAGGAAACCAGGCCAGGGCAGcctcgctgctgctgcctctcaagCTACCTACCAGGGAAAGCAGCTCTGTAACCCGAGAGActgtgcaggcaggcaggctggcagcGCTGCCATCCTGGAGTGAGCCCAGAGCACAGCCAAGTCCCTGCAGGACTTCGGGAAAGGGGAGGAATGAGACCTGCAAGTCTGGCTTGAGGACAAGAGGGATGAAGCGTACTGACAGAACATGCGCTTCTTCCCACATTTCAGCCCTTTGGAACCACAGGCTCCAAGGAGCGAGAGCTTCAGGTCCCCATGGACATGATTTCATCCTGCTTGCAGGACAGTGGATCCTGCAGCCAGTGTGGAggctgggacagccctgggaCTGTGGGCCCTGATGGTTCAGGCTTCCCACAAGACCCCTTCatcctccccctctccccctgctcagcaccaggcACCCACAGAGGCACAAGTGGCTTAAAGAGAGACCCCCATGAATGGGTGCACACAGGGGGGATGCTGGGTCCAGCTGCGCTCCCACACATCCTGCCCCCGGCTCATCCCGCTCacaggctgggagagggaaAGCATCCCAGCCAGCCCGGCCGGCTCCAAACGAGCTCTGCCGTGCACAGCACCCCAGGCAGCACCCTCCAGCCCAGAGATCAGAGGATGCTCTCCCCACCCTGCTGGgcgctggggcaggggctgcgcTGGACCGGTCGAGGATCCGGATCCGGCTCATGTGGCCCTTTGATGTTGCTGCCTGGCAGACAGGGCACGGATCACACCCCGCCACCGCCGGCCCCGGGAGGGGACCAGCCCTTTGTCACACCCTCACATGGAGCTCCCCAGCGACTCTTCCCGGGACCCGGGGGCAGGCGGTGCTGGTGGTGCGGGCAGCCCAGGCGCCCCGGTGACAGCCTCCTCCCGGCGCGGTGACAGGCCTGGTCCTGTCCCTTTCATTGGGACGCTGCTGAAGTTCAGCCCTGGGATGCACGGAACAGCCCCGGCAGCACCTCTGGAAGTGGAAAGTGAGCCGGCAGCAAGCCTCAAAGCCAGGGCCAGCAGACGGCTCACCAGGGTGGGAGGAGAAGCT
This portion of the Lathamus discolor isolate bLatDis1 chromosome 13, bLatDis1.hap1, whole genome shotgun sequence genome encodes:
- the CDC42EP4 gene encoding cdc42 effector protein 4; protein product: MPILKQLVSNSAHSKRRSRADLTAEMISAPLGDFRHTMHVGRAGDAFGDTSFLTSKAGEPGMEMGEEPGASKPSLLSRRFRSSKRSQSVTRGDRRDMLGSLRDSALFVKNAVSLPQLNEKDVDRSAGQLPKSLSSSPVKNLPEEGSPEEQQRPNGAAAGPLSPGLDERDFGDITELPVVVARSGAGMKHAESIMSFHIDLGPSMLGDVLSIMDKEQWEQDEDPEVEESREEEEEEEEEEDAATLPGSPAALPMSQSPSRGVRCPPRDSSSGPEERSPVPVPLSQRGGPPKHPDKEFSFADEDDDEIRV